GAACGGCCGATACGCGCTTTCCACTACCGGCAGCAGCGCCAGTTCCATGGGCATGTCGCGCTCGTCGATGGCTTCCACGATGTAGTGCAGGTAGGGTTCAGCCCGTTGTGCAACACGGTCCATGTAGTCCGGGCGGCGGCTGAAGTTGTTCAGCTCGGAGATGATCCGCGGGTTGTCCAGATCCGCCTCGATCCCGTATCCATCACGCATGCGCGCCCAGAGGTCGTCCGGGTAACGGGTCTCGGATTCCCCAACCTCGGTCACTTCGGGCGGTTTGGCGAGGATGATGCCGGGGAACAGCAGGTCGCCATCCAGATGGGCGCCGTAGGGTTGCGGCTGGCCGGCCGGTATTGCCTTCGCCGCCAGTTCAGCCTCGCCCGTGTTGTCCGGGTTCCTCTCGGTGTTGCTCCCCGGAAACTGGGCACAGGCCGACAGGGCCAGGCCGCAGGCAAGCAGTAGTGGAGTTCTCATCGAAATCACCGGTCGCCTCTCTTCATTGATTATTCTGGTGTCCGGAATCACACCGTCACGACTTTGCCCTCATCAGCCCCGACGGCATCCTCAGCGATCACTGGATCAGCTCGCGTCCTTCCACGCGCGGATGGCGGCAAATACTTCCACCGGTGAGGTTAACCGTTTACCGGCGTGCTGTTCTGCGCTCCGTTTCACGTCTTCGACGCCGGAGCGCAGGAACGGGTTGGTGCGGAGTTCTTCGTCCAGCGTCCCCGGCAGGGTGTAGCCGCCATGGGCACGGAGCGCCCGGACGCGTTCCAGACGCTGCTGCAGCGCTTCGTTATTCGGCTCCACCTGGGCAGCGAAGCGCAGGTTGGCTTCGGTGTACTCGTGTCCGGCGAAGAACTGGGTGTCCACCGGCAGATTCGCCAGCTTGCCGAGGGAATGAACCATCTGCTCGGGAGTGCCTTCGAACAGGCGCCCGCAGCCCCCCGCGAAAAGGGTATCGCCGCAGAACAGCAGGCCGTCGCCGTAGTAGCTGATATGGCCGGCGGTGTGCCCCGGGGTTTCGAGGACGCCAAGTTCCAGGCCGAGGTTGTCGAGCCGCACCACGTCGCCTTCGTGCAGGGCATGGGTGCGGTGGTTGATGCTCTCGTCGGCGGGCCCGTACACCGGCACGTCCCGCTGCGCCAGTATGGCGTCGACGCCACCCTGGTGGTCCGGGTGGTGGTGGGTGATCAGGATGGCGTCCAGGGTGAGTCCGCGCTGGCGGATTTCTTCAAGGACCGGCGGTGCCTCGCCCGGGTCCACCACCGCACAGTGGCCGTTGTCGCCGGCCAGTAGCCAGACGTAGTTGTCGCGCAATGCGGGAATCGGGGTGACCTGCGTCATGATGTACGTCCTGTGAGCGTCGCAACCGAGTGGCGAAAAATCCCGCAGCGCCCGCTGCAGGCATCGAGGCCTGATAAACTGACCAACAGACCTGCGACGCCGCCAGGGATGCTGCAAACCGCCATAGTGGCGGTGCGGCGTCATCGCCGCAAGCAGGGTAGCATGGGATGGAGTCGTGATCCGACTCCCCCGGGGTCGCTGCGGTCGGGCGAGAGGTGAACGATGGATGCTGCCGCGTTACAGGCCTGGTTCCGGACCCCGCTCGGGCGCGTTGTTGCCGAGGCGGAGCGGGAGGTGGTGGGGCGCCTGCTGGCCGACTGCCGGCCGGGTTTCCTGGTGCAGCTTGGCGGCCTCGGCGACAATGGGGAATTATCGGTGCCCGGTGCCATCCGTCAGTGGCTGGTGGAGCGGGACGCTTCCATCGGGCCCAGCGTCAGGGCCTGGCACGACGACCTGCCGTTTCGCAGCGACAGCATAGATACCGTGGTCATCGTGCACCAACTCGAATTCGAGCATGATCCCCACGGTATTCTGCGCGAAGCCGAACGGGTGCTGGCCCCGGAGGGGCACTTGATTATTCTGGCCTTCAACCCCATCAGCCTCTGGGGGCTCGGGCGGATGATTGCTCCGCTGAATGGCAACAGGCCGCCATGGTGCGGGCATTACTATACCGCCCTGCGGTTGCGGGACTGGTGCCGCCTGCTGGGGCTGGAGCACCGTCAGCACGAGCGACTGGTCTTCCGGCCGCCGCTGCCCCAACGGGCGCTGCAGGAACGGCTGCAGGTGCTGGAGCGGGTGGGACACCGGTGCTGGCCGTTCTTCGGCGGCGTCAATGCCGAAGTCAGTCGCAAGCGTGTCACTCGGGCCATTCCCATGGGTGCACTGCTGCGTCGGCGGGAAGTGCTGGCCCGGGGTCAACCGGCCCCGGTGCAGGCCTGCAGGCAGGGCAAACAATTCAATTTCAGGACAAGGCATGAAGACGGTGGAGATCTACAGCGATGGCGCCTGCCGCGGCAATCCCGGGCCGGGTGGCTGGGGCACGTTGCTACGCTGGAATGGCAAGGAAAAGGCGCTCTACGGCGGCGAGCCGGAGACGACCAACAACCGTATGGAGTTGATGGCGGCCATCCGGGGGCTGGAGACGCTCAAGCAGCCCTGCCACGTGATCCTGACCACGGATTCGGAATACCTGCGCAAGGGAATCACCGAGTGGCTGCCGAACTGGAAACAGAGAGGCTGGAAGACGTCCAACCGCAAGCCGGTGAAAAACGCCGACCTCTGGCAGGCGCTGGACGCCGCGGCCCAGCGGCATGACGTGGACTGGCGCTGGGTGCGCGGCCACAGCGGCCATGCCGACAACGAAGCCGCCGACCAGCTTGCCAATCAGGGCATCGATGAAATGCTGGCCCGCCGCTGAGCGCGACGGCTCCAATCATCACGGGATAGAACATGCGACAGATCGTTCTCGACACTGAAACCACCGGCCTGGAAACGGCCCAGGGGCACCGCATCATCGAGATTGGTGCCCTGGAGTTGGACGGCCGGCGCAAGACCGGCCGCACCTACCACATCTACCTGAACCCGGAGCGGGAGGTGGATGCCGGCGCAGTGGAAATTCACGGCATCACCAACGAGTTCCTCGCGGACAAGCCGTGTTTCGCCGACATCGCCGACGAGTTTTTCGAGTTCATCAACGGTGCCGACCTGGTCATCCATAACGCGCCGTTTGACGTGGGCTTCATGGATCACGAGTTCGCCCTGCTGGAGCGTGGCCTGCCAAAGGTGCGCGAGTGCTGCAGCATCACCGACACCCTGGTGATGGCGCGCCAGATGCACCCCGGCCA
The DNA window shown above is from Aquisalimonas sp. 2447 and carries:
- the gloB gene encoding hydroxyacylglutathione hydrolase, with the protein product MTQVTPIPALRDNYVWLLAGDNGHCAVVDPGEAPPVLEEIRQRGLTLDAILITHHHPDHQGGVDAILAQRDVPVYGPADESINHRTHALHEGDVVRLDNLGLELGVLETPGHTAGHISYYGDGLLFCGDTLFAGGCGRLFEGTPEQMVHSLGKLANLPVDTQFFAGHEYTEANLRFAAQVEPNNEALQQRLERVRALRAHGGYTLPGTLDEELRTNPFLRSGVEDVKRSAEQHAGKRLTSPVEVFAAIRAWKDAS
- the dnaQ gene encoding DNA polymerase III subunit epsilon, which gives rise to MRQIVLDTETTGLETAQGHRIIEIGALELDGRRKTGRTYHIYLNPEREVDAGAVEIHGITNEFLADKPCFADIADEFFEFINGADLVIHNAPFDVGFMDHEFALLERGLPKVRECCSITDTLVMARQMHPGQRNTLDALCKRYEVDNSQRDLHGALLDAEILADLYLTMTGGQVTLLLDSDEEESGSTGGRYAPRPVSADRPALRVVRASEQEAEAHEAWLDRLDKAAGGQCVWRRAEDTGA
- the rnhA gene encoding ribonuclease HI → MKTVEIYSDGACRGNPGPGGWGTLLRWNGKEKALYGGEPETTNNRMELMAAIRGLETLKQPCHVILTTDSEYLRKGITEWLPNWKQRGWKTSNRKPVKNADLWQALDAAAQRHDVDWRWVRGHSGHADNEAADQLANQGIDEMLARR